A window of Macaca mulatta isolate MMU2019108-1 chromosome 7, T2T-MMU8v2.0, whole genome shotgun sequence genomic DNA:
CAAGATTTTACATTAAGGGAGAAGAGAAATGGGGTAAGACCAGCTTATCTTAGTGACCAAAGAACTGAGAAACACTGGAAAGCCAAGTCTCGTTGAGTCTGTCCTGTCCGGCAGGACATCTATGTCTGAGGCCCTGGCACCCTTCTAGGAAAAACCAGACATGGGGTGCAAAAAATGGGCAACAGGCAAGAGGCTCTACCGAAATAATAAGTAGAGAGTAGTGAGTGGATCCACCTTAAccagacatattttaaaataagaggaaGTGCAGAGAAACTTCTTccttcagcctggccaacatggtgaaatcccatctctactagaatacaaataattagccaggtgtcatggcacgtgcctgtagtcccagctactcaggaggctgaggcaggagaatcacttgaacccgggaagccgaggttgcagtgagccaagatcgcgccactgcactccagcctggatgacaagagcgacatttcgtctcaaaaaaaaaaaaaaaaaaaaaaaaaaagttgctttttcttttgggatgcagtggctcacacctgtaattccagcactttgagaggctgatgtggggggatcacaaggtcaggagtttaagaccagcctggtcaacatggtgaaagcctgtctctactaaaaatacaaaaattagccaggtgtggtggcgggtgcctgtaatcccagctacttgggaggctgaggagggagaatcgcttgaacccgggaggtggaggatgcagtgagctgagattgtgccattgcacttcagcctgggtgacaagaacaaaactcttgtctcaaaaaaaaaaaatagatttttgtttttttttttgagacgtagcctcactctgtcacccaagctggagtggagtgcagtggcgtggtctctgctcactgcaatctccacctcccaggtttaagcgattctcctgcctcagcctcccgagtacctgggattacaggcacgtcccatgatgcctggctaattattttgtattctagtagagatggggtttcaccatgttggccaggctggtcttgaactcctgagctcaggcaatccgcccgcctcggcctcccaaagtgctaggattataggtacgagccactgtgcccaaccttaaaaaaaatgttttaaaaagatttttttttttttttttttttttttttttgagactgagtctccttctgccgcccaggctggagtgcagtggccggatctcagctcaccgcaagctccgcctcccgggttcacgccattctcctgcctcagcctcccgagtagctgggactacaggcgcccgccacctcgcccggctagttttttgtattttttagtagagacggggtttcaccgtgttagccaagatggtctcgatctcctgacctcgtgatccgccggtctcggcctcccaaagtgctgggattacaggcttgagccaccgtgcccggccataaaaagatttttaatgtcaaaaatatcagacaagccgggcacggtggctcatgcctgtaatcgcagagctttgggaggctcaggcaggtggatcacttgagctcaggagttcaagaccagcctgggaaacatggggaaatcctgtcgttacaaaaaaaatcagaaaagttagccaggcaggcctggtggtgccggtagtcccagctacttgggaggctgaagtgggagggttgtttgagcccaggagattgaggctggcGTGGTTgtacactgtactccagcctgggcaacagagtcagatcctgtctcaaaaaaacaaaacaaaaaaatcaaataactctGGTGCCCAGTAGatagggtgggggaggggggcatgcagaaagagaaaaaaaattaaaaatcagaaatacagaaaagcacaAATAAGTATCAACTGTAATTCCACCATCATTCATGTTTTGGTATTCACATGattccagtttaaaaaaaaatgtaaacatttcacCCCTGAGAGGTCTgagcaaaaaaatataaaataaaaatatcaacattctaTACAAAATTAGGTTACTAAGGACAGTTTTATAATTGGATTTCTCACCTAAATACAGTATAAACATTTCCACTTATCTCTAACTATTCTAACTAAAACATGGCCTTTAAAGGCTACATAGGGTTATGGCATATCCAGTATACAAGCTCCACAAAGGCAAGTACTTGTGCAGCTAAAGAACAGTGCTTAGTAGCCATGTGCTGAAAAAGTACATGAATTTAACTAACTCCCTGTTGCTGGATATTGAGcatatttcaaattttctctattataaatattctcacacaaaaatatttctggACAGCTCTGATTACTTTCCACAGACTcaattcctagaagtgaaatttaCTGGGACAAAGGGTAcacatttgaaaacattattaGGATGACCACAGAAATTATCATTGAACGAGAGACCACTTCGGAGTGGAAAAGGAGATCCAGGACCACCCTGGTCAAAGTAGGATAAAAAGTCACACATTACATGATGCCAAATTGTGCCTAGGGGCTATAGCAATTTACAACCCTACTAACAGAGTATTAGAGAACCcatttctcggccgggcgcggtggctcacgcctgtaatcccagcactttgggaggccgaggcgggcggatcacaaggtcaggagatcgagaccatggtgaaaccccgtctctactaaaaatacaaaaaattagccgggcgcggttgtgggcgcctgtagtcccagctactcgggaggctgaggcaggagaatggcgtgaacccgggaggcggagcttgcagtgagctgagatccggccactgcactccagcctgggcgacagagcgagactccgtctcaaaaaaaaaaaaaaaaaaaaacaaagagaaccCATTTCTCCGGGCCTAACATCTGTGACtttactttgagatggagttttgctcgttgcacaggctggagtgcaatggcgcgacttggctcactgcaacctctgcctctcaggttcaagtgattctcctgcctcagcctcccaagtagcagggactacaggtgcccaccaccacgcgcagctaattataattatgcaatttttttttttttttttttgagatggagtcttgctgttgtcacccaggctgaagtgcaatggcacaatctcagttcactgcaacctctgcctcccagtttcaagcgattctcctgcaccagcctcctgagtaactgggattgcaggcgccggccaccatgcctggctaatttttatatttttagtagagatggggtttcaccatgttggccaggctcgtctcaaactcctgacctcaagtgatccgccaacctcggcctcccaaagtgctgggattacaggtgtgagccaccacgcccggccaattttgtatttttagtagagactggattttgccatgttggtgaggtcagtcttgaactcatgacctcaggtgatccacccgcctttgcctcctaaagtgctgggattacaggcatgagtcacagcgcCCAGCCCTGTTTTTAGGGGCAGGtttttgctgttgcccaggctggagtgcagtagcacaatcgtacctcactgtaaccttgaacttctgggcccaagtgatcctcccgtcttagcctcctaaagtgctgggattgtaagcatgagccactgcgcctggcctactcttttttttttttttgagacagagtcttgctctgtcgcccaggctggagtgcagtggcgcaatctcagctcactgcaagcttcgcctcccgggttcacgccattctcctgcctcagactcctaaatagttgggacgacaggcgcccgccaccacgcccagctaatttttttgttattttttagtagagacgggtttcaccgtgttagccaggatagtcttgatcgcctgacctcgtgatccgcccgccttggcctcgcaaagtgctgggattacaggtgtaagccaccgtgcccgggcaaGCCTGGCCTACTCTTGACGCTATATATATATACGTCCTAGATCAAACctaacattttttcttcctttagtataaaataataaggcctggcacagtagctcgtgcctgtaatccaaacatgttgggaggctgaggtgggtggatcgctcaagttcaggagtttgagatgagcctgggcaacgtggcaaaaccccatctctacaaaaaatacaaaacttagctgtgtgtgtggtgcacgcctgtagtcccagatccttgagaggctgaggcaggaagactgcttgagcctgggaggcagaggttgcagtgagccatgatcatgccactgcactacagcctcggtgacagaacatcgtcgtctcaaaaaaaaaaaaaaaaaaaaaaaaaaaagaaaaaggctgggtgcagagtGGCTTacacttatgcctgtaattccaacattttgggaggccaaggtcagcaTAGTGGTgctcgcctatagtcccagctgctactcatgaggctgaggtgggaggatcgtttgagcccaggtcaaggctacagtgagctgtgattgcgccactgcactccagcctaggtgacagactgagaccctgtctcaacaggGGTGGGACAGAGGGAAGAAAATCTTTCCCTTGGTCCCAGTTCTTGGCTTCAGGTTCTTTTCTAGAGTCCTTTCTAGGGGTCTAGGTTCCTTTCTAGGTGCCCACAGCCTTTTTCCATAAAGGGCTAGATCATGTctttaggctttgtgggctatatgtctctgttgcaactactcagctctgctatTAAAATACAGCATGAAAACAGCCAGAGATATGGAAATCAATTAATGcagctgtgttctaataaaatttatttatcggcactgaaatttaaattttatgattttcatgtgtcacaaaatatCCTTTTGATTTCTCCACAACAGTTCAGAAGtgtaaaaactattcttagcCCATGGGCACTACAAAAATGGGAGGTGGGTCATAGTTTGATGACCTCTaacttagaaaatgtattttagacAATTAACCCTAGGCAATCACGCTCCTGTAAAAAAACaaccaatttttcctttttaccgGATTACATAATTTTCTGTTTACTGCCAGAGACTGAGTTACATTATATACATCTTCAATCACATGTGCTTCATAAACATATGCAAATAGAGAGAGAGCCAGAGGAAGTGGGGACTGCTCgagggaggagagagatggggtgggggagagagagcgTGAATATTTAATTGTGCGAATGATCTGTTCACCATCCCAGGAGACAGGAATGTGCTATTCTCTTGGCTGGCCTGTTTCTACCTGCTTCTCATAGCATAAACGTCTCACTTCATCGAGTGTGAGTCTACAGTTTGGATATGTGTTTTTTGCACAACATGGTTCCTATACACAGACCAATGCCTTTATCTGACAAGCAACTGAAGAAAGAATAACTTGTCTTAATGCTAGACTGTCTGTTGGATTTACCAAATGACAGTATGTTGGTTTCTGTAGGTCACATTTAACATACATTGTAGAAAATTTAAGGTTAACAGTGGTAATCTTACCCAGTGgtattttttaattatgtaagATTTCTATTATACATTAAATTTAGaacctaggctgggcacagtggctcatgcctgtaatcccagcactttgggaggccaaggcaggcagatcacctgaggtcaggagttcaagaccagcctgaccaacatggagaacccccatatctactaaaaatacaaaattagccaggcgtggcggtgcatgcctgtaatcccagctactcagaaggctgaggcaggagaatcgcttgaacccggaaggtggaggttgcagtggctaTTCTGGTCATCCAGATGGCAGAAACCTTCTGTACTGATGTCTCTTTTTTTATCCTCGATGGGTTCTAGAGGGAAATTCTGGTCTGTGGCCAGGACCTGTCGGACAGTCATGTTAagactgagattgtgccattgcactgcactccagcctgggcaacgagtgaaactctgtctgaaaaaaaaaagaacctagcTTACATGTAAGAGATCAATCCATAAttttcactcatttaaaaaacCCTATTACCATATGAACTCAATATTCAATACCAGTAATTTAAAAAGGGGGCAGGACAAAGGAGACATGTAAATTTAATAATATGCATTGCAAACAGTAGGTACCAAACTGGCTTCCAGCCAGTCCTCCACACAAGGAAGTTAGGATGTTTCAAAGAGCCcatataataaaacaattttggcACATGTTTCTAGAAAGGAGCACTTAATTCTCTTTTAAATACCAATATCCCTTTAGGAAGATGGTAGTCAATAGTATCTTCATTTTGTGAATGAGGAAACCGAGGTCCAGAGAACTGTAAAGTAACCTGGACCACAATATAGTGAGTCAAATTGTTGGGGATACAAAGATTAAAACTTGGCGTTGCCTACATTTTCCAAGCCGCCTACCCTCCGACAAAACAGCAGTGACTGGAATATCAAGAAATGTTCTCTCTTCTGTGAGACAGCCACAAAGAATACTTAGGGCAGAGCAGGGTGGTGTAGGGCAGAAACAGTTAGAGGGCTTCAATAGCATGAACAATACagcaaagaaaaacagacaaaaaacccTAATTCCAGATACACTAAACCCCAAAGACAGATATAGATCTTTAATTTAAAATCAAGTGAGTTTATTCAtggagaaaacagtaacaaaacacCCTTGGGacttttttatttcaacaattaaaattgcattaaaaagCCAACAGGGAGTTTAGAGACCGAAATGACATGTGGAGAAACTAAATTCCCCTTTCCTTGGGTTTACATACATTTATCTTTTAGGCAAGAGAGATAGTTGtgattaatttcttttctaagaGACAAGATTTTCCAGTCCCATTGTTTTCATGTGTAAAGGATTCTTCTGTGAGAGCCAGAGAAGATCAAAGAATTTGATGATGACTGAGGGAGTTAAGAAGATGAGACTAATAGCTGGTTCACGGAACCACAATTTCACCATAAATTACCAGATGCAGTGGAAGGAAGGGTACTGTATTTCCCATTAATAAAATCTGAGGTATTTAAAGACTCTGCAGACATATAAATTCACTTCTACCTTCCTCAAAGGAAACGGCAGAGGCTGAGAAGGCTGTCGTGGAAGAACATACCTCCTTGGACTGACTTCTCAACATTACAGCCAACATGTAACTAGGATCAGACCATGTCAAACACTTCTCTGAGCAAAGTGGCTAATGAGTTTACTTCTGCATGGGTTCCAAGGCAACAGTGTGATCATCAATGAGTTCTTCCCTGTCTCTGTTTTTGGCTTATCTGGGTGCTGAAGTCCATGGCAATACGCAATAACATGGTCATTTATGGTAAGCAGGTGCCTGAGTAAAAGGATGGGATCTCCAAGTCTCAGCTGTCAGGGTTTATCCTGGCCCGTTTTACTTGGCTATTCTGGTCATCCAGATGGCAGAAACCTTCTGTACTGATGTCTCTTTTTTTATCCTCGATGGGTTCTAGAGGGAAATTCTGGTCTGTGGCCAGGACCTGTCGGACAGTCATGTTAACACGAGCAGTCTTCAAGTAGCTGGCACACACCTGCCAGTCCTCCATAGAACAGGGCTCTATCATTGAATCTCTGGGGAGGACGGCAGGGAGAGGTGCCTCTAGGCAGTGAGGCAGGCCTTCCCCATCTGGATTTGGAAGGACACGAGGGACTGCGTGGTTCAACAGGCGGCTGAAACCCGACATTATCATGATGTCACCACTGTGCATAAACATGGCCGTGGGGGcctcatccctttgaagaccacccAGGAGAAAGATGGCAGACTGTCCAAagctacaaaaaataagtaaaaacaacaCGCAAGAGTAAGTTTTGTTTATTAACTATGACTGGGAAAGTTACTGCCAACTgtgttattttctaatttcaactTGATATTTATTGCTCCCAAATCCTCCTTTTAAAACTGTGCTAAGAtccttctcttctggcttgtgtcTATAAGTGACCAACTCATGACCTTCTACCTATACTTACAACAGCCCACAGAACTGCTGCAAAATAAAATCTGATGCagttaaaaaagcaaatgaagaacTTAGCTTTAACATTATCCATTTAAGTTTTATTgatgcttttttttaaagacagagtcttatttcgtcacccaggctggagtggctggagtgcagtggcgcgatctcggctcactgcaacctcagcctcctgggttcaagtgattctcgtgcctcagcctccggagtagctgggattacaggcatgtgccaccacgcctaatttttgtattttagtagagacagggttttaccatgttggccaggctggtctcaaactcctgacctcaagtgatccactggcctcggcctcccaaagtactgggattacaggcatgagccaccatgcccagcctattgaTGTGTCTTTGAGTCTTTCAATAAAATCATTTGAGTTCTTTACTATGTTTAccattcttcattttaaagataaggcaATTAATAAAAGGCACTTTGCTGAGATACAGGTGCAAAACTTGGCACAAATTTAAACTTACTTTTAGGGAGACAAGGAGAATAAACCACTCAGGCTTTTGTGCTTTGCTCTATATTTTGCTCTTCTATCCCAAAGGTCACTCACTTTGCTTTTATGGCCTTCCACTTGTCTATTCCACAGAGCACTGATAATACCTTTCATTATAAAAAGTGGgctatggccaggtgcggtggctcacacctgtaatctcagcactttgggaggccaaagtgggcggattcaggagttcacgaccagcctgggcaacacggtgaaaccccatctctactaaaatacaaaaaaaaaaaattagctggacatggtggtgtgcacctgtagtctcagctactcaggaggctaaggcaggagaatcgcttgaacccgggaggtggcggttgcagtgagttgagaccacgccattgtactccagcctgggtgacagaatgagactccgtctcaaaaaaaaataataaaaaataaaaataaaacaaaaggtaggttccatgtgtctttttttttttttttttttggtgacagagtcttgctctgtcgcccaggctggagtgcagtggccggatctcagctcactgcaagctccgcctcctgggttcacgccattcttctgcctcagcctcccgagtagctgggactacaggtgcctgccacctcacccagctagttttttgtattttttagtagagacggggtttcaccgtgttagccaggatggtctcgatctcctgaccttgtgatccacccgtcttggcctcccaaagtgctgggattacaggcatgagccaccgcacccggcagttTCATGTGTCTTAAACAGAGATAGTAACTATAATTTGTTAAAATTCCCAGAAGTGGAAGATTATAGtccagccattttttaaaaagttaaatacctgtatttattttagagtaaaatgccttagaaaaaagaattaaatgataaaaagTAATCCCAAATCCCTGGAACTCACTCACCTGAATGACAGCAAGGGTTTGGAGTGATCTAGCTCAGATCTGTCTACGTGGATTCCCAGTGTGGAGTCCAGGCGGTAGTAATTCAGGATCCCTGCTTCGGCTCGGAAACCCTGAAATCCACAGGCAGCGGCTACTTGCTCTGAGAGGAAAGCCAGGTCAGAAGGGAAAGGTGTGTAATGATCTGCTGAGTATTTCTTTGGTAAATGtagagagaataagaaaaataaacaatgatcTCAGGAATATAGGAAACTGTGGCATAAGATTAATTACCACTTTAATCTTACTTACAAAGTCACATTAACATATTAACACAGCAATAtctatccatcttttttttttttttttttttttttttttaaagacagggtctcattctgttgtccaggctaaagtccagtggtgtgatcatggctcactgtagcctagacctcctgggctcagtgatcctcctacctcagtctcccaagtaggtaggaccacaggtgcatgccaccatgcctggctaattttttttttttttggcagaggcagggtctccctatgttgcctagactggtctcaaacgatcctcctgcctcagtctcccaaagcattgTGATTACAGACATTAAGCCACCATCCATTCTTGAGGTATCCAATGATCTAATAATGAATCATTCAAGAACCCAAGCACTGTTATATAACAGGCACTGTGCTATATACGGCATTGAGTCTATACATGAAGCAATTACTCCACCACCCTCTAGTTAGTATAGTATACTCTATCTGTAAATGAGATAGTTCTGTTAGGGTAAAAAGGCAACTCAAAACTGTCACTGCCAAGAGGTGCCCAAGGAAACACAATGACTAAATATAATGTAGTATCCTGGGTaagatcctggatattagaaaaTTAGATATAAGAACAAAGCTATTAgctaaaaactaaggaaatctaaATGAAGTATAAATGCTgctgttgccgggcgcggtggctcaagcctgtaatcccagcactttgggaggccgaggcgggcggatcacaaggtcaggagatcgagaccacagtgaaaccccgtctctactaaaaatacaaaaaaaaaattagccgggcgcggtggcgggcgcctgtagtcctagctactcaggaggctgaggcaggagaatggcatgaacccaggaggcggagcttgcagtgagccgagatcgcgccactgcactccagcctgggcaacagcgtgagactctgtctcaaaaaaaaaaaaaaaaaaaaaaaaaaaaaaaaaaaaatgctgctgtTACAGTAATGTATTACTATTGGTTAACTATTTGAGACAAaggtaaaatctaaaactattctaaactaaaaagttaatttataaaaaGGCAACTAAAATACTATAGCCAGTTTGGTTTTGGACCTCTCAGCTTGCAACATGGCTTAGTGGCAATTTGACTGGTCAATCTGATGGGATAATAAAATTCATTCCTCTTGAGATACttaaagagagatttttttttcttttttgagacagagtcttgctctgttgcccaggctggagtgcagtggtgcgatcttggctcattgcaacctccacctcctgggtccaagtaatcctcccacttcagcctcttaagtagctgggactgtaggtgtgtgccactaggCCCggcaaacttttgtattttttgcagagacagggttgtgccacgttgcccaggctggcagcaaactcctgaccttaagtgatccgcccacctcagcttcccaaagtgctggcattacagatgtgagccgcggCACCTGGCCCAGTTGAGactttttttaaggaaataaaagaaagggaTCCTCCCACAAATGTATAATCTTGATATCTTAAGCGTGGCCAGGAAGAAATACAACTATGTGGGCTAAAGAAGcctataaacagaaaacaaaagatttaaGAAAACCTGAATACCTTACTGTCCCAGTTATAATGGTAGCCTAGGGTCACCCAACGCAGTTTCTCCAGTAAACTTCGGGGTCTCCGTTTGGTCACTTCTTTATACCTGCAAAGATTGGTGACAGAAGAGCATTTATTCATGTAAAATTGCAGCAATAGCCGTTTGTATAGACTCTGGAGTTAAATTTAGTATTACATGGTATAAGCTGTTAGCCAAGACTCAGTAGGAGAATTTAGAAGAGATAAATCAGTAGACCACAAATACATTAACAGAGAAAAACATGTTAGCACTTCCAATTTATACTCCTTCGTTCTAAATCCGCTGCGGAATGGGGTCAACTTTAAATCACAAGTCTCCAGCATCTCGGTAACGATAAAGAAAGAATGACAACAATGACAAGAGAAATGTCTTTACCAGTCCATGCGAAATGGTACCAAGAGCACTATGGGCAACCAAAAATATGACTTACAGAACATTTTCAGTTTGGTTTGCTAAAAGTAGGGTATGGTTAATCACAATGATTTCTATGTTTCTATAATGATGGTGGTGTCCCAGAATTGCAGgttgggaaaaaaaagtttagcaAAATATAGTGTAtagtacaataaaaaataactggtTTAACATGACTTCTTTAACTCTGTATAACATAGCTTAGATAACCGAGGCTTAGCTAACAATTAAGGCAACACTGTAACTGATTGGGTTTCTGACATACCGTTGTTCAAACCACAGGTTTCTGTAAAAATGAGAGGTGCTCTTTCTGCAATTACATCTTGTCTGATCGAATCTATGTGATTaactactctttttttcttcttttttttttttttttagagatggaatttcgctcttgttgcccaggttggagtgcaatggtgcgatctcggctcaccacaacctctgcctcccaggttcaagcaattctcctgcctcagcctcctgagtagctgggattacaggcatgcaccaccacacccggctaattttgtatttttagtagagacggggtttctccatgtgaggctggtctcaaactcctgacctcaggtgatccgcctgccttggcctcccaaagtgctgggattacaggtgtaagccactgtgcccggcccactaCTCCTTTTCTAAAGAGGAAGCTTGTTTGGCTCACCtccaaatatctaaaaatatgaGAATGGTAGGTctaatgatttaatttttctctgttatttacATCATTGAtcaatcaaatttttttttgtccaaAAACTATGGCtgtttaagaaaaggaaaatatcatatTTCTTAAAGGAATCTGTGACAGGAAATGACAAATATAAGAATAGAAAGTCTAAGGAGAAATTAGAGGGAAACTGAATGCAGTATAAAATCTAGTACTAAAGTAAATAGCACACTTTGAGGCGCACGAAATTAAGAAAGAGGAGAGCTCAAAGTCAGCTGTCAAATCAGTTGCGGCTTCTTGGCAGAGGGGAGTTGAGCACGGCACTGAAGAATGGGCAGCATTTAAACAGGGAGTGATGCAATAGGCAATATAGGCACACAGCACAAGCAAAAGCAAAGGATTTACTGAGGCCCACACTGTTAAGTGGCACTCATCTTGATGTTTGACAAAGAGTGATAGAAGCTATCTGTCCTCACAGAGTTTACATTCTAAGAAGGACATCATGACACATACATACATCAAGACCAGCAGATAAAAAGGAATGGACAAACACTGATTTATTTAGGACAGGTGTGCAGAAAAGAGACATAGCAGACTTGACTGATGGTCTGCTTACAAAGATGGTCCTTGGCAAGGTTCACACAATTCTCTGGAACTGTTAAGAGTGGCTTATTGCACCTAACCTGTGCAAACAATATGGCTCATGGTCAACAGCTGCTTTGCTTCTGGGAGTTTGTGACTTTGGCATGTGTCAGGCAGAGGCTGCCTACATGACAAGCTCCTAGTAAAAACCTAGGCACTGAGCTTCTTTGGTAGACATTTCACAGATTTTGTTACAATCCATTGTCATATCCTGTGTGACTTCCTTGGGAGAGGACTTTGGATGCACGCACCTGGCTTTTCCTGGACTTTGCTCCAGGCCCCTTTCCCTTTGCTGATCTTGCTTTGTATGCTTTCACTGTGATGAATCTCATCTGTGAGTATGACCGTATGCTGAGTCCTGTTTGAGTCCTCCTGACAAACCATCAGATTTGGGTGTGGTTTTGGGGACTCCCTGACACAACAGGAGACAGACAACTAATAATTTAGGGAAAAACACAAGGCTTGGCCACTGACAGCAACTAGCTGATTTGAACAATTACAATATGGATAACAATcacatattatttaatatttgtgcataaaaactgaaaaatgaaaaaatgtaatgTAGTTATTAACACAACTTGAGGTCTACCAATGTTTATTCAGCTAAAGG
This region includes:
- the ALKBH1 gene encoding nucleic acid dioxygenase ALKBH1 → MGKMAAAVGSVATLATEPGEDAFRKLFRFYRQSRPGTADLEGVIDFSAAHEARGTGPGAQKVVKSQLNVSSVSEHNAYRAGLQPVSKWQAYGLKGYPGFIFIPNPFLPGYQWHWVKQCLKLYSQKPNVCNLDKHMTKEETQNLWEQSKEFLRYKEVTKRRPRSLLEKLRWVTLGYHYNWDSKKYSADHYTPFPSDLAFLSEQVAAACGFQGFRAEAGILNYYRLDSTLGIHVDRSELDHSKPLLSFSFGQSAIFLLGGLQRDEAPTAMFMHSGDIMIMSGFSRLLNHAVPRVLPNPDGEGLPHCLEAPLPAVLPRDSMIEPCSMEDWQVCASYLKTARVNMTVRQVLATDQNFPLEPIEDKKRDISTEGFCHLDDQNSQVKRARINPDS